A DNA window from Leptospira langatensis contains the following coding sequences:
- a CDS encoding LA_1448 family UV-C exposure upregulated protein, which produces MIFLSLFRKLAVFLLFLLLFDCASPKKQIGEPELKLVLEYLTEARFAGRLNYTGEQKIRSDLEIVAAACERYQLDQDSVMEQIRIKHPEIYSALVGKK; this is translated from the coding sequence GTGATTTTTCTTTCCTTATTCCGCAAGCTCGCGGTATTTTTATTATTTCTCCTCCTATTCGATTGCGCTTCTCCCAAGAAACAGATCGGGGAACCGGAACTAAAGTTAGTCTTAGAATATCTGACCGAGGCTCGCTTCGCGGGAAGATTGAATTATACTGGGGAACAAAAGATCCGCAGTGATCTGGAGATCGTCGCGGCAGCTTGCGAAAGATATCAACTAGATCAAGATTCCGTAATGGAGCAGATCAGGATCAAGCATCCGGAGATCTACTCCGCTCTGGTCGGTAAGAAATGA
- the lexA gene encoding transcriptional repressor LexA encodes MKDLTEKQLAVLHFITNVIKERGFPPTIREIGDEFGITAKGAYDHLKAIEKKGYLKTSKNQSRAIELTRQSPFETLPVPTPSIPLLGRVAAGLPILAEENIESYIPVPEEMASKGITFALKVQGDSMIEAGINDGDVAIIQKKDIARNGEIVVALIEDEATLKVYYKEVDHIRLEARNPKYKPIRSKKVTILGKLIGLYRSY; translated from the coding sequence ATGAAAGACCTCACCGAAAAGCAGCTCGCAGTCCTACATTTTATTACCAATGTGATCAAAGAGAGAGGCTTTCCTCCCACAATTAGGGAGATCGGTGATGAGTTCGGGATTACTGCCAAGGGTGCTTACGATCACCTGAAGGCGATCGAAAAGAAGGGGTATCTGAAGACTTCCAAGAACCAATCTCGAGCCATTGAATTGACCCGCCAAAGTCCTTTTGAGACCCTTCCTGTTCCCACGCCTAGCATTCCCCTCTTGGGTAGGGTTGCTGCTGGACTCCCGATCTTGGCAGAAGAGAATATCGAATCCTATATCCCGGTTCCCGAAGAAATGGCATCCAAAGGCATTACCTTTGCCTTGAAAGTGCAAGGGGATTCCATGATAGAGGCTGGGATCAACGACGGAGATGTTGCGATCATCCAGAAAAAAGACATCGCTCGTAACGGAGAGATCGTGGTCGCTCTGATCGAAGACGAAGCTACCTTGAAAGTCTATTATAAGGAAGTGGATCATATCCGTTTGGAAGCCAGAAATCCTAAGTACAAACCAATACGTAGTAAGAAGGTTACCATTTTAGGAAAGCTGATCGGACTGTATCGCTCCTATTAA
- a CDS encoding type II toxin-antitoxin system Phd/YefM family antitoxin: MQTINLAEAKAHLGQYLQAIKSGERVIISERNQPIAELKLLPEASPRKKRIPGMLKDQFVVPEDFNSPLPEFEADFYGE; this comes from the coding sequence ATGCAAACGATCAATCTAGCAGAAGCTAAGGCACATTTAGGACAATATCTCCAGGCCATCAAATCCGGAGAAAGGGTCATTATTTCCGAGAGAAACCAACCGATTGCAGAGTTGAAACTTCTTCCCGAAGCTTCTCCTCGTAAAAAGAGGATACCAGGAATGCTAAAAGACCAATTCGTCGTTCCTGAGGATTTCAATTCTCCTCTGCCTGAATTCGAAGCCGATTTTTACGGAGAATAA
- a CDS encoding type II toxin-antitoxin system VapC family toxin: protein MRSVLLDTQVLLWFLLSDPKLPKIVLELIEQEDVRLLFHQVSLWEIQIKYELGKLRLPSPPWHFILPAALGSGLEKADLQDEAVFFLGKVPNIHRDPFDRLLISHLLVNGWEFATADSIMHKYPIRILKDL, encoded by the coding sequence TTGAGATCCGTACTACTGGATACCCAGGTCCTTCTCTGGTTCTTGTTAAGCGATCCAAAACTTCCAAAGATCGTCCTCGAGCTCATTGAACAGGAAGATGTCCGACTTCTATTCCACCAAGTATCCCTCTGGGAAATACAGATCAAATATGAGCTCGGCAAACTTCGTCTTCCTTCTCCTCCATGGCATTTTATTTTACCGGCAGCATTGGGTTCGGGCTTAGAGAAGGCGGATCTGCAAGACGAGGCTGTCTTCTTTTTGGGGAAGGTCCCAAACATCCATAGGGATCCTTTCGATCGATTATTGATCTCTCACCTGTTAGTCAACGGTTGGGAATTCGCGACCGCAGATAGCATCATGCATAAGTATCCGATCCGGATCTTAAAAGATCTATAG
- a CDS encoding efflux RND transporter periplasmic adaptor subunit, with the protein MIALFQKNKILIVAALLIASGIYGYKYFSKKKPEKKVTEESKNVFSVPEDVLKRHPLTYVNLKEVSQFEELALPGRITYDPESMAKVGSQVEARIKKVLVKEGDRVSQGSPLAILSSIQLGEVEASYVKARASLDALKLQADRAKELFEMKVTSAKEYELATMQYKTAKTEAETTRIKLDNYGLTPSEIEGIERGIYVSSNLILRSPINGEVTERRAILGQQVTRNEELFTIANLNHLWVLLDVYEKDLGGVREGAQATIFPLGDEHSTIQIYGKVGYVGTVLDNVKRTAKLRIMVSNKGGKLKPGQTVTAKVAGLVVSTGEGKRKMVPLEAVHEIEGKSFVFIPHGEDTFEAVNVIVGDTIEDDVVILGGLPEGAKVISKGSFVLKSEFLKY; encoded by the coding sequence ATGATCGCTCTATTTCAAAAAAATAAGATCCTCATCGTAGCTGCATTGCTGATCGCGAGCGGCATTTACGGATACAAGTATTTCTCCAAGAAAAAACCCGAGAAGAAAGTAACCGAAGAATCCAAGAACGTATTCTCGGTGCCGGAAGACGTCTTGAAAAGACATCCTTTGACCTATGTTAATTTGAAAGAAGTCTCTCAGTTCGAAGAATTAGCTCTTCCAGGTAGGATCACTTATGACCCGGAAAGCATGGCCAAGGTGGGTTCTCAAGTAGAGGCCCGTATCAAAAAAGTCTTGGTCAAGGAAGGGGACAGGGTCAGCCAAGGATCTCCTCTCGCCATTCTTTCTTCCATTCAATTGGGAGAAGTAGAAGCCTCATATGTAAAGGCGAGAGCCTCTTTAGATGCATTGAAATTGCAAGCGGACCGGGCAAAGGAACTCTTCGAGATGAAGGTAACTTCTGCGAAAGAATATGAGCTGGCAACCATGCAGTACAAGACTGCCAAGACGGAAGCGGAAACTACTCGGATCAAATTGGACAACTACGGTCTCACTCCTTCCGAGATAGAAGGAATCGAAAGAGGGATCTATGTTTCTTCCAACCTGATCTTAAGAAGTCCGATCAACGGAGAGGTCACCGAGAGAAGGGCCATCCTAGGACAGCAGGTCACTCGCAACGAAGAATTATTTACCATCGCGAATTTGAATCATCTCTGGGTGCTCTTGGATGTGTATGAAAAGGACCTGGGAGGAGTAAGAGAAGGAGCACAGGCTACTATCTTCCCTTTAGGAGACGAGCATAGTACGATCCAGATCTATGGCAAGGTCGGATACGTGGGAACGGTTTTGGACAACGTAAAACGTACTGCAAAACTTAGGATAATGGTCTCGAATAAGGGTGGAAAACTCAAACCAGGCCAAACAGTCACCGCAAAAGTGGCCGGCTTAGTTGTCAGCACCGGAGAAGGAAAACGCAAAATGGTACCTCTCGAAGCTGTACATGAGATAGAAGGTAAGTCCTTCGTATTCATTCCTCATGGAGAAGATACCTTCGAAGCGGTGAATGTGATCGTGGGAGATACGATCGAGGACGATGTTGTGATCCTGGGCGGCCTGCCCGAAGGAGCCAAAGTGATCTCCAAAGGATCCTTCGTTCTAAAGAGCGAATTCCTGAAGTATTAA
- a CDS encoding TolC family protein, with translation MRGVSLLTEQNRIEQETSTKKIPWLLLLIFATSSFLFPFGPAILPETIPFETYTEEKKGNLPAPSSINTDQDNTPSNSLGNIPAGKIIDWDIDRLTEYAISNNPLYLSEKQNMGIERGRVITASLYRNPIVQFQQQFIGGTPNSQGGSPETAPGLFQDLDVYGVVPLRTRVAKKSFEASIQDFRNFDRIFRMRLRQNYWAFVFLTLLVDTNKEFYENYSDLLELTKFRVQKGDISPLEFERLELERIQVEKYYRDAIVRRQSIEKDLRILTGLSESEGLFAFKVESMRFRSLEDMGLRLKEEFPSIERPDVIALEQRLQEKKMNIELQRKEALGWLQLGGEWRIKGGENYGGVFATLPIPLNDRGQGKVYSAKEEYRKFELALDAKKREVVAEIEAAKKELLAREELLTKYERINLLQKNKQLEEKSRIAYVRGASDQVTFLQAEKNYLTILREYYDLLFLYFNAVEAYKAATGKIAEMSSSDPAKGERQ, from the coding sequence ATGCGGGGAGTTTCATTGTTAACCGAACAAAATCGTATCGAACAGGAAACGAGTACGAAAAAAATCCCTTGGCTCCTTCTTCTTATATTTGCGACTTCTTCCTTTCTATTTCCTTTCGGGCCGGCAATCCTTCCGGAGACCATTCCCTTTGAGACCTATACGGAAGAAAAAAAAGGGAACCTTCCTGCACCTTCGTCCATAAATACGGACCAGGACAATACTCCGAGTAATTCTCTCGGAAATATTCCTGCAGGAAAGATCATAGACTGGGATATCGATCGGCTTACAGAATATGCGATCTCAAACAATCCTTTGTATTTATCCGAAAAACAGAATATGGGGATCGAAAGAGGAAGGGTAATCACCGCTTCTCTTTACAGAAACCCTATCGTTCAGTTCCAGCAACAATTCATAGGCGGTACTCCCAATTCCCAAGGAGGAAGTCCAGAAACCGCTCCCGGGTTATTCCAAGACTTGGATGTGTATGGGGTCGTTCCTTTGAGGACCAGAGTCGCCAAGAAATCCTTCGAGGCATCCATCCAAGACTTCCGGAATTTTGATCGCATCTTTAGAATGAGACTCAGACAGAATTACTGGGCCTTCGTATTCCTGACTCTTCTCGTAGATACCAACAAGGAATTTTACGAGAACTATAGTGATCTTTTGGAGCTCACTAAATTCAGAGTGCAGAAGGGAGATATCTCTCCTTTGGAATTCGAAAGATTGGAATTGGAACGGATCCAGGTAGAGAAATACTATAGGGATGCTATCGTTCGCAGGCAGTCGATCGAAAAGGACCTTCGGATCCTAACAGGACTTTCCGAGTCGGAAGGATTATTCGCATTCAAGGTGGAATCCATGCGATTCAGATCCTTGGAGGATATGGGCCTGCGACTGAAAGAGGAATTTCCTTCTATCGAAAGACCCGATGTGATCGCCTTGGAGCAAAGGCTCCAAGAGAAGAAGATGAATATCGAACTCCAAAGAAAGGAGGCCCTCGGCTGGCTACAGTTAGGTGGCGAGTGGAGGATCAAAGGAGGAGAGAACTACGGAGGCGTATTCGCTACTCTTCCGATCCCTTTGAACGATAGAGGCCAGGGTAAGGTTTATTCCGCCAAGGAAGAATACCGAAAGTTCGAACTCGCTCTCGATGCGAAGAAGAGAGAAGTGGTTGCTGAGATAGAGGCCGCTAAGAAAGAGTTGCTTGCCCGAGAAGAACTTCTTACGAAATACGAAAGGATCAATCTATTACAAAAAAATAAACAGTTGGAAGAGAAGTCCAGGATCGCGTATGTTCGGGGCGCATCCGACCAAGTAACCTTCCTCCAAGCTGAAAAGAACTACCTCACCATCCTTCGCGAATACTACGATCTCTTATTCCTATACTTTAATGCTGTAGAAGCCTATAAGGCTGCGACCGGAAAAATTGCGGAAATGTCTTCCAGCGATCCGGCAAAAGGAGAAAGGCAATGA
- a CDS encoding tetratricopeptide repeat protein — protein MIFVILVAAGIILIVAAGSFLIQSKKDSFEKALALAAMGNYVDSRMLIRDVLDANPSNVKANFIMAKIYAMEGDHINEARHLEKIKKIGSYDKEISEVAVSNRIADIYYQQDLFEESVFHYSDTLLVDPDNLEANIRIAFMAIGQKEFGIADKFLSRIPDERIKMPALLIGKGVVAGILRKGDPKIYFQKAFEEDPTSSVGGFLYSVSLARSGQHDEAIRVANSVVDVIADEYVRYTLFQFIMLEHIQKGNWNEALKHARLCMEMARNNGWKQEMIDSDFHFALLAVQMGKLEDASEYLIEAESERVDDDRIIELANYKYQVETKRLELGKVAKSGFTPEQEISKLFNELFPVERYYEISGLKSSKSFHIKGILDDEGNKTAIDMGKIGISALDHFRTIKGVDFKNLCVKVVMALNYTVSREIPNKEGDGLNFQGLNKTDKETRALFKFRKWKDAKISDIFLRDTLSQVKDLGLDKAFIIGDADFTEGARRFLADNPSRLSILYGKDLDELLKKALRAQG, from the coding sequence ATGATCTTTGTAATTCTCGTAGCAGCCGGAATCATTCTGATCGTCGCGGCGGGTTCCTTTCTCATTCAGTCCAAAAAGGACTCTTTTGAAAAAGCTCTCGCACTCGCGGCCATGGGTAACTACGTCGATTCCAGGATGTTGATCCGAGACGTCCTAGATGCGAACCCTTCCAATGTAAAAGCCAACTTCATAATGGCTAAGATCTATGCGATGGAAGGAGATCATATCAATGAGGCTCGTCATCTAGAGAAGATCAAGAAGATAGGAAGCTACGATAAGGAGATCTCCGAGGTAGCCGTTTCAAATCGCATCGCGGATATCTATTACCAACAGGATCTATTCGAAGAGTCGGTCTTTCATTATTCAGATACGCTTCTTGTAGATCCTGACAATCTAGAAGCAAATATACGGATCGCCTTTATGGCCATAGGTCAGAAAGAATTCGGGATCGCAGATAAATTTCTTTCTAGGATCCCGGACGAGAGGATCAAGATGCCGGCTCTTCTCATAGGGAAGGGAGTGGTTGCCGGTATCCTTCGCAAAGGAGATCCGAAGATCTATTTCCAAAAAGCATTCGAAGAAGATCCTACTTCTTCCGTAGGCGGATTCTTGTACTCGGTCTCCTTGGCCCGCTCCGGCCAACATGACGAAGCCATCCGGGTTGCGAACTCCGTTGTGGATGTGATCGCCGACGAATATGTAAGATACACCTTATTCCAATTCATTATGCTCGAGCATATACAGAAGGGAAACTGGAACGAAGCCTTGAAACATGCGAGGCTCTGTATGGAGATGGCTCGCAATAACGGTTGGAAGCAGGAGATGATCGACTCCGATTTTCACTTCGCTCTCTTAGCGGTACAAATGGGAAAACTAGAAGACGCGAGCGAATATCTGATCGAAGCGGAATCCGAAAGAGTAGACGACGATCGTATTATAGAATTGGCAAATTATAAGTACCAAGTCGAAACCAAGAGATTGGAATTAGGCAAGGTGGCAAAGAGCGGATTCACTCCGGAGCAGGAAATCAGCAAGTTATTCAATGAGCTTTTTCCGGTAGAAAGATATTATGAGATCTCCGGATTGAAATCCTCCAAGTCCTTTCATATCAAAGGCATCCTGGACGACGAAGGGAATAAAACGGCCATCGATATGGGCAAGATCGGGATCAGCGCTCTCGATCATTTCCGCACTATCAAGGGAGTGGATTTCAAGAACCTTTGTGTGAAAGTCGTTATGGCCTTGAATTACACAGTGAGTCGAGAGATCCCGAACAAGGAAGGGGATGGATTGAATTTCCAAGGCTTGAATAAGACCGACAAGGAGACCCGTGCCCTCTTCAAATTCAGGAAATGGAAGGATGCTAAGATCTCGGACATCTTTCTTCGGGACACTCTGAGCCAGGTCAAGGATCTAGGCTTGGACAAGGCGTTCATCATCGGCGACGCGGATTTCACAGAAGGAGCCCGTAGATTCCTTGCGGATAATCCGTCTCGGCTTTCCATCCTTTATGGCAAGGACTTGGACGAGCTCTTGAAAAAGGCGTTGAGGGCCCAGGGTTAA
- a CDS encoding ABC transporter permease, with translation MGRITYLRFAFSLFTRDWITSALHVVFSAFFGYGFVYGFFAARTEKISSDLSSIELFLKSPYLVLCLSGLAFIFMTIVRIMSRSGDNGIMMAVGGNRNGVVFLQTMEVWLIHGIGFVGSILISILLPFGNPELVSFLDYLGTILLEILLIGAIAGFTAFLYTLIDPYKSIRRGK, from the coding sequence ATGGGAAGGATCACTTACCTAAGGTTTGCATTTTCCCTTTTTACTCGGGATTGGATCACTAGCGCTCTGCATGTCGTCTTCTCCGCGTTCTTCGGATACGGATTCGTATACGGATTCTTCGCAGCACGCACGGAAAAAATCTCTTCCGACCTTTCTAGTATCGAGCTATTTTTGAAATCTCCGTACCTGGTTTTATGCCTTTCCGGGCTCGCTTTTATTTTTATGACCATAGTTCGGATCATGAGTCGTTCCGGTGACAACGGGATCATGATGGCAGTGGGAGGAAATCGTAACGGTGTTGTCTTCCTACAGACCATGGAAGTCTGGCTCATTCATGGGATCGGCTTTGTAGGAAGCATCCTGATCAGCATTCTTCTTCCCTTTGGGAACCCCGAATTGGTTTCCTTTCTGGACTATTTGGGGACCATACTGCTGGAAATCCTACTGATTGGCGCCATTGCCGGTTTTACGGCCTTCCTCTATACTTTGATCGATCCTTATAAGTCCATTCGGAGGGGAAAATGA
- a CDS encoding ABC transporter ATP-binding protein, protein MILRINNLSRFYGSTKAVNGVSFDINQSDYVAIVGPSGSGKTTLLSMITGMLSSTSGEIYFDTLRLSSISKGELAKFRAKSIGLIFQFSELVSHLTVEENILLPALLVGKFPEQEYKEKCEYLISSLHLQAIRDQLPTRLSGGQIQMTAIARALINEPEILLADEPSGDLDPENSELVRKLLSDFNSRGLTILLVTHDMNLAFDAKTIYEMREGSFTRVVK, encoded by the coding sequence ATGATCCTTCGGATTAATAATCTTTCCAGATTCTACGGCTCGACCAAGGCAGTAAACGGAGTTTCCTTCGATATCAATCAATCTGACTATGTCGCGATCGTAGGGCCTTCCGGCTCGGGCAAGACCACCCTTCTTTCTATGATCACAGGAATGCTATCCAGCACCTCCGGAGAGATCTATTTCGATACATTGAGACTTTCTTCCATCAGCAAAGGGGAGCTTGCCAAATTCAGGGCCAAGAGTATAGGCCTGATCTTCCAATTCTCCGAGTTAGTATCTCACCTCACTGTCGAGGAGAATATACTTCTTCCCGCTCTTTTAGTGGGGAAGTTTCCGGAACAGGAATATAAGGAAAAATGCGAATACCTGATCTCTAGTCTGCACTTGCAGGCGATACGAGACCAGTTACCGACCCGTCTTTCCGGCGGACAGATCCAGATGACTGCGATCGCAAGGGCATTGATCAACGAACCGGAGATCCTTTTGGCAGATGAGCCCTCCGGGGATTTGGATCCGGAGAATAGCGAACTCGTTCGTAAACTTCTCTCCGACTTCAATTCCAGAGGATTGACCATCTTACTCGTTACTCACGATATGAATCTTGCCTTTGATGCGAAGACCATCTACGAAATGAGAGAAGGAAGCTTTACCAGAGTCGTTAAATGA
- a CDS encoding ROK family protein gives MSLVLGLDIGAQSIKACLTDRKGSILYQCDRKTGPETSNEDFLTLLEDSVSEVFNFSKEPIQSIGIGSPGPIDKENGILISSANLPKLKDVPLVSHLKKKFNIPVYYDNDANCAALGEYWFGSGKNSPSLIVITLGTGLGGGWVFEGKLFDGYKGNSLEVGHTTIRPGGALCGCGQRGCIEAYFSASGFSARYLEKTGKILSDVEILFETAEQGDPSAKLIIEEGIEALAETIRNLIHLFNPECIVLSGGIARSYSRFGKRLENRVREIIFPIFKDYTRILAGGSVTGALGAASLCLDNKI, from the coding sequence ATGAGTCTTGTCTTAGGCCTGGATATAGGCGCTCAAAGCATCAAGGCCTGCCTCACGGACCGAAAAGGTTCTATCTTATACCAATGCGATCGAAAGACCGGTCCGGAAACTAGCAACGAAGACTTTCTCACCCTCTTAGAGGATTCCGTTTCAGAAGTATTCAATTTTTCTAAAGAACCCATTCAATCGATAGGGATCGGAAGCCCGGGACCTATAGATAAGGAAAATGGCATCTTGATATCTTCTGCCAATCTCCCGAAACTGAAGGACGTCCCTCTCGTTTCTCATTTAAAGAAGAAGTTTAACATTCCAGTATATTATGATAATGACGCAAACTGTGCAGCACTCGGGGAATATTGGTTCGGCTCCGGAAAGAATTCCCCTAGTCTCATCGTTATTACTTTGGGCACCGGACTCGGCGGAGGATGGGTCTTCGAAGGAAAGCTCTTCGACGGTTACAAGGGAAACTCCTTGGAAGTTGGACATACTACCATTCGTCCTGGCGGGGCTCTCTGCGGCTGCGGACAAAGAGGGTGCATAGAGGCTTACTTCAGTGCTTCCGGATTTTCTGCCAGATACTTGGAGAAAACCGGCAAGATCCTTTCCGATGTGGAAATTCTCTTTGAAACAGCGGAACAAGGAGATCCTTCCGCCAAACTCATCATAGAAGAAGGGATAGAAGCACTCGCGGAAACGATCCGAAATCTCATCCATCTATTCAATCCGGAGTGCATCGTACTTTCCGGAGGGATCGCAAGGTCGTATTCTCGATTCGGAAAACGACTTGAAAATCGGGTTCGAGAAATCATCTTTCCTATATTCAAAGACTATACAAGGATCCTGGCAGGCGGTTCCGTTACTGGGGCCTTAGGAGCGGCAAGTCTTTGCTTGGACAATAAAATATGA
- a CDS encoding histidine triad nucleotide-binding protein, with the protein MSDPNCLFCKIIKKEIPAKIEFEDENLLAFYDISPQAPTHLLVIPKKHIVSLDQAEASDKALIGEILFRVSEIAKSLGLDKEGFRVVNNSGALGGQTVFHLHFHLLGGRQMKWPPG; encoded by the coding sequence ATGAGCGATCCGAACTGTTTATTCTGCAAAATCATCAAAAAAGAGATCCCGGCCAAAATAGAATTCGAAGACGAGAATCTATTAGCTTTTTATGATATATCCCCTCAGGCGCCCACACATCTGCTTGTCATCCCGAAGAAGCATATCGTTTCCTTGGATCAGGCAGAGGCCTCGGACAAGGCCCTAATTGGAGAGATCCTTTTTCGGGTCTCAGAGATCGCAAAGTCTTTAGGTTTGGATAAGGAAGGCTTTAGAGTGGTAAATAACTCAGGAGCGCTCGGCGGACAGACAGTGTTCCATTTGCATTTCCATCTATTAGGTGGAAGACAAATGAAATGGCCCCCCGGCTGA
- a CDS encoding lysylphosphatidylglycerol synthase transmembrane domain-containing protein, with protein MKKLILGFAISALSLGFLFWNLDLSGFRSILERWQPIYLAPFFLVIIWGLLLFSWRWYLLLHKKVSFKISLLSAYIGVGANQFLPARGGDLFRLYLCRQGTDIGYASLVSGIFLEKVLDFSFIFCAGLGALFLLGVNQTDTKLFFPLLGIIGIFSALGIVRFFHPKLIQLGEWMFSKIGKREFFRDNLASQITELGSFLTFRNISTYGLLTGATWLFGYAIHYTLLQYLVGIHLSPLQTIFIMFCGAVGVMVPSAPSGAGVYHASITSGFVLLGRDSSEGLVYATTVHLGQMISLGILTAILYVYWSFSGQEKKPELGR; from the coding sequence TTGAAAAAACTCATTCTAGGCTTTGCTATCAGTGCGCTTTCCCTGGGATTCCTTTTTTGGAACCTGGATCTTTCCGGCTTTCGATCCATATTGGAGAGATGGCAACCGATCTACCTAGCCCCCTTCTTTCTTGTAATCATCTGGGGACTTCTACTCTTCTCCTGGAGGTGGTATCTATTATTGCATAAGAAGGTTTCCTTCAAGATCTCACTTCTTTCCGCATATATAGGTGTGGGAGCGAACCAATTCCTTCCAGCAAGAGGAGGAGACCTATTTCGACTCTATCTATGTCGACAAGGAACGGACATAGGTTATGCGAGTCTCGTAAGCGGGATCTTCCTAGAGAAAGTATTAGATTTTTCTTTTATATTCTGCGCAGGTTTGGGGGCCTTATTCCTATTAGGAGTCAACCAAACAGACACGAAGCTCTTCTTTCCCTTACTCGGGATCATCGGCATCTTTTCCGCTCTAGGGATAGTGCGCTTCTTCCATCCCAAATTGATCCAACTTGGAGAATGGATGTTTTCCAAAATAGGAAAGCGAGAATTCTTTCGAGACAATCTGGCGTCTCAGATCACAGAACTCGGGAGTTTTTTAACATTTCGTAATATAAGTACCTATGGGCTTCTTACCGGGGCGACCTGGCTTTTTGGTTATGCAATCCATTATACCTTATTGCAATATTTGGTCGGGATCCATCTCAGCCCTTTACAGACTATCTTTATTATGTTTTGTGGAGCGGTAGGAGTGATGGTCCCTTCTGCTCCGTCGGGCGCGGGAGTATACCATGCCTCCATCACATCCGGCTTTGTATTATTGGGAAGGGATAGCTCGGAAGGTTTGGTCTATGCAACCACTGTGCATTTAGGCCAGATGATCTCGCTCGGGATCTTAACCGCCATCTTGTATGTATATTGGTCCTTTTCAGGACAGGAGAAGAAACCGGAATTAGGAAGATAG
- a CDS encoding LA_2478/LA_2722/LA_4182 family protein, whose protein sequence is MKYTKILMFLLSGTLFMVSCSKSPEEKLNELVPRFQKAICSKTIECTKDELEKIPAQYRNMIPPFMQSEENCVSHFKEEFEKAKQRRTEKKEQVTPEMVSTFEACISGLEASTCEPFKSSRGKKLNIPGCEDLEKLTKPE, encoded by the coding sequence ATGAAATATACAAAAATTCTAATGTTCCTTCTCTCAGGGACCTTGTTCATGGTTTCCTGTTCCAAGTCACCTGAGGAAAAACTGAACGAACTAGTTCCTCGTTTCCAGAAAGCAATTTGCTCTAAAACTATCGAGTGCACTAAAGACGAGCTGGAAAAGATCCCGGCTCAGTATCGGAATATGATCCCTCCTTTTATGCAATCCGAAGAAAACTGCGTTAGTCATTTCAAAGAAGAATTCGAAAAGGCAAAGCAACGTAGAACGGAGAAGAAAGAGCAAGTGACTCCTGAAATGGTCTCCACATTCGAGGCTTGTATTTCCGGATTGGAAGCTTCTACCTGTGAGCCGTTCAAGAGCTCCAGAGGAAAAAAATTAAATATCCCAGGTTGTGAAGATCTGGAGAAGCTCACTAAACCGGAATAA